The Candidatus Obscuribacterales bacterium sequence CAGTGGTGGGGAAGACCAAGGGTTATTTACGATTGATGCCACCACGGGTGAGTTGTCCTTCCTCTCCGCACCAGACTTTGAACAGCCGTTGGATGTGGGTAATGACAATGGCTATGCCGTCGAGGTAACGGTTACTGATGCAGATGGATTAAGTACCGCACAACTGTTTAATATCAACGTCACCAACGTCAACGAAGCGCCTACGATTGTGACCAATAGCGTGGTGAATGCGCCAGAGAACACCACACTGGTGGTTGATATCCAAGCCACAGACGATAGCAGTAGCGAGGGAGATGGCCTGTCCTACAGTCTCAGTGGTGGAGCCGACCAAACGTTGTTTGCGATTGATGCCATAACGGGTGAGTTGTCCTTCCTCTCCGCTCCAGACTTTGAACAGCCATTGGATGTGGGCAATGACAATGGCTACGCCGTTGAGGTAACAGTCACTGATGCCGGTGGATTAAGCACCGCACAACTGTTTAACATTACCGTCACCAACATAAACGAAGCCCCTACTATCTCTAGTGCGGGTACCGTCGCGGTTCCAGATGAAACCACAGCGGTGATTGATATTCAAGCCACGGATGATACTAATAGTGAAGGCGATGGTCTCACCTATAGTCTGAGCGGTGGTGCTGACCAATCCTTCTTCAGCATCGACCCAGATACAGGCAACCTTGCCTTCCTCAGCGCTCCTGACTTTGAAACTCCACTAGATGCAGACATAGACAATACCTATGACGTCGACGTGAGTGTCACAGACGCGGACGGAGCCAGTACCAGCCAACAGCTAAGTATCAGTGTCACCGATGTCAACGAAGACCCTACCTTTGTCCCAGGTTCTGGCGTAGTGAATGTGCCGGAAAACACCACGCTGGTGGTTGATATCGAAGCCACAGACGATAGCAATAGCGAGGGAAATGGCCTCACCTACAGTCTCAGTGACGGCGCAGACCAAAGCTTGTTTACGATTGATGCCGCAACGGGTGAGTTGTCGTTCCTCTCCGCTCCAGACTTTGAAACTCCGTTGGATGTGGGCAATGACAATGGCTATGCCGTCGAGGT is a genomic window containing:
- a CDS encoding cadherin domain-containing protein; its protein translation is SGGEDQGLFTIDATTGELSFLSAPDFEQPLDVGNDNGYAVEVTVTDADGLSTAQLFNINVTNVNEAPTIVTNSVVNAPENTTLVVDIQATDDSSSEGDGLSYSLSGGADQTLFAIDAITGELSFLSAPDFEQPLDVGNDNGYAVEVTVTDAGGLSTAQLFNITVTNINEAPTISSAGTVAVPDETTAVIDIQATDDTNSEGDGLTYSLSGGADQSFFSIDPDTGNLAFLSAPDFETPLDADIDNTYDVDVSVTDADGASTSQQLSISVTDVNEDPTFVPGSGVVNVPENTTLVVDIEATDDSNSEGNGLTYSLSDGADQSLFTIDAATGELSFLSAPDFETPLDVGNDNGYAVEVTLTDAGGLSTTQLFNITVTDVNDPTPFDDILSGTVGDDTILALEGNDVVRGLDGDDRLFGQAGNDRLLGGVGDDVLNGGADSDRLFGQVGNDTLIGGTGNDVLNGGADNDRLFGQVGNDTLIGGTGNNLLNGGADNDRLFGQAGSDRLDGGTGNDRLDGGTGNDVITTGAGRDLIVLRQNDGFDRVTDFQNDRDRIDLVGIRFGQLSIVQQRDDVLIRVGTTNLVRLEDTNAVAINQADFV